A part of Paenibacillus donghaensis genomic DNA contains:
- a CDS encoding pirin family protein — translation MITRYSADMAHQFDHGWLQGSHVFSFGDYYDENNTAFGPMRVCNDDTIAPGRGFGAHPHSDMEIVSIVLSGRLRHEDNLGNVMETGFGGIQRMSAGTGAIHTEHNPSADEPVRLLQLWFMPQTRGTAPSYAAGSFDPAKLEGQLLPVVAQGDDEVVSIGQQLTIYLGRLVAGQKLGFSQQAGRRIFIYAIEGVLRAGEDTLLHPGDSARITDTNELALAAEGDDAALIMLIDLP, via the coding sequence ATGATTACACGTTATTCGGCGGATATGGCCCACCAGTTCGACCATGGCTGGCTGCAGGGCAGCCACGTATTCTCCTTCGGGGATTATTATGACGAGAACAATACGGCTTTTGGCCCGATGCGGGTATGCAATGATGATACTATTGCTCCGGGCAGAGGTTTCGGAGCGCACCCGCACAGCGATATGGAGATTGTCTCTATCGTGCTGTCCGGCAGGCTGCGCCATGAGGATAACCTCGGCAATGTAATGGAGACCGGGTTCGGCGGCATTCAGCGGATGTCCGCGGGCACCGGCGCGATCCATACCGAACATAATCCGTCAGCGGATGAACCGGTACGGCTGCTGCAGCTGTGGTTCATGCCGCAGACGCGGGGAACTGCGCCATCCTATGCGGCGGGAAGCTTCGACCCGGCGAAGCTGGAGGGGCAACTGCTGCCTGTGGTGGCGCAAGGCGATGATGAAGTCGTGAGCATCGGCCAGCAGCTGACGATCTACCTGGGACGGCTGGTTGCGGGGCAGAAGCTGGGATTCAGCCAGCAAGCGGGACGGCGGATATTTATCTATGCAATTGAAGGTGTGCTGCGGGCAGGCGAAGATACTTTGCTGCATCCGGGTGACTCGGCGCGGATCACAGACACAAATGAGCTGGCGCTGGCGGCCGAGGGCGATGACGCTGCGCTGATTATGCTGATTGACCTGCCTTAG
- a CDS encoding Glu/Leu/Phe/Val family dehydrogenase gives MELFAALERDDYEELLFCQDKASGLKAIIAIHDTTLGPALGGTRMWTYATEEEAIVDALRLAKGMTYKNAVSGLNLGGGKTVIIGDPKKDKNEAMFRAFGRYIQGLNGRYITAEDVGTTEEDMNIIYQETDYVTGTSPTYGSSGNPSPATAYGVYQGMKAAAKAAFGTDSLEGKTVAVQGVGNVAFSLCKHLHEEGARLIVTDIRKEAVARAVEAFGATGVDPREIVGVDCDIYAPCALGATLNDESLPLLKAKVVAGAANNQLKEKRHGDALHEMGIVYAPDYVINAGGVINIADELNGYNRERAFKQVAKVYDNITRVLDISRSSGVPAYVAADQLAEERIHLLRNSRSTFLRNGQHALSRRNLRG, from the coding sequence ATGGAATTATTCGCAGCATTGGAGCGGGACGACTACGAGGAGCTGTTGTTTTGTCAGGATAAAGCTTCCGGATTAAAGGCAATCATCGCTATTCATGACACAACACTTGGGCCCGCTCTCGGAGGAACGCGGATGTGGACATATGCGACGGAAGAGGAAGCCATTGTGGATGCGCTCCGCCTGGCCAAGGGAATGACCTACAAGAATGCCGTATCCGGCCTTAATCTAGGCGGAGGCAAGACGGTCATTATCGGCGATCCCAAGAAAGACAAGAACGAAGCTATGTTCCGGGCTTTTGGACGATACATACAAGGACTGAACGGCCGTTATATCACGGCTGAGGATGTAGGAACCACTGAAGAGGATATGAACATCATCTATCAGGAGACGGATTATGTGACTGGCACTTCTCCTACATACGGTTCTTCCGGCAATCCTTCTCCGGCTACCGCTTATGGCGTGTACCAGGGAATGAAGGCGGCGGCCAAGGCTGCTTTTGGCACAGACTCGCTTGAAGGGAAGACGGTCGCTGTTCAGGGTGTAGGCAATGTGGCTTTTTCGTTGTGCAAGCATCTACATGAAGAAGGCGCACGGCTGATTGTAACGGATATCCGTAAAGAGGCTGTTGCCCGTGCGGTGGAAGCATTCGGAGCGACAGGTGTTGATCCGCGCGAGATTGTTGGGGTGGATTGTGATATTTATGCGCCATGTGCACTGGGGGCGACACTGAATGATGAATCCCTTCCGCTGCTGAAGGCCAAGGTGGTTGCCGGCGCAGCGAATAATCAGCTGAAGGAGAAACGGCATGGGGATGCCTTGCATGAGATGGGCATCGTGTATGCTCCTGATTATGTGATCAATGCAGGCGGAGTCATTAACATTGCCGATGAGCTGAACGGGTACAACAGGGAGCGTGCTTTCAAGCAGGTAGCCAAGGTTTATGACAACATTACCCGTGTGCTGGACATTTCACGGAGCAGCGGGGTTCCAGCTTATGTTGCAGCGGATCAGCTTGCCGAGGAGCGGATTCATCTGCTCAGAAACAGCCGCAGTACCTTCCTGCGCAATGGACAGCATGCGCTCAGCAGACGGAACCTGCGCGGATAG
- a CDS encoding peptidylprolyl isomerase, which yields MLCLVMVFAAGCGNKPANNNAANGNTSSGAGNTPVTEATATPAATPAPQETAAAATGTEGLPDENASHPVVTIEMDNGGIIQAELYPELAPNTVNNFISLIKKGTYDGTIFHRVIPGFMIQGGDPDGNGTGGPGYSIAGEFSQNGFTNNLLHKEGVLSMARSQENDTAGSQFFIMTAESPHLDGLYAAFGQVTEGLEVVQEIVNLKRDVNDRPEEPPVMKKVTVDTLGVTYPEPTTIQ from the coding sequence ATGCTGTGCCTGGTCATGGTATTTGCCGCAGGTTGCGGCAATAAACCGGCTAACAACAATGCTGCAAACGGCAATACCAGCAGCGGTGCAGGCAATACGCCGGTGACTGAAGCAACAGCAACACCGGCGGCTACTCCCGCTCCACAGGAAACTGCTGCTGCGGCAACAGGCACTGAAGGTCTGCCCGATGAGAACGCCAGCCATCCTGTAGTCACCATTGAAATGGATAACGGAGGCATCATCCAAGCTGAGCTATACCCTGAGTTAGCCCCGAACACGGTGAATAACTTCATCTCCCTGATCAAGAAGGGCACCTATGACGGCACGATCTTTCACCGCGTCATCCCGGGCTTCATGATTCAGGGCGGTGACCCCGATGGCAACGGTACAGGCGGTCCTGGTTACAGCATTGCCGGTGAATTCTCCCAGAATGGCTTCACCAACAACCTGCTGCATAAAGAAGGCGTCCTCTCCATGGCAAGATCACAAGAAAACGACACCGCTGGCTCGCAGTTCTTCATTATGACTGCCGAGTCTCCACATCTGGACGGGCTGTATGCCGCGTTCGGCCAGGTCACCGAGGGTCTGGAGGTCGTCCAGGAAATCGTCAATCTGAAACGTGATGTCAATGATCGTCCGGAAGAACCTCCGGTCATGAAAAAGGTAACTGTGGATACTCTGGGCGTTACTTACCCGGAGCCGACAACCATTCAATAG
- a CDS encoding MFS transporter produces MITSRKVVHSLNFSWRRNLIVLWVGVFFCSTAYSISIPFLSIFLTDELGVTNHLELWSGVSFGITFLASALISPFWGSLADKYGRKPMLIRSGFSLAALYLINYFVHDPYVFLLVRVLQGLLAGFVPAAIAMVATNTPEDKTGYALSIMSTAGATGSIIGPLIGGVVSYYTSNRDAFLFSAVIVLVSALIATFFAKEHNFDRSAPRSHVSDDIREARSNRAFITLLTLAGISTFSIMILEPLIPIYLLDMGISKDSASLSSGIVFSAVGIATVLMAPQWGKLGSKKGFGLILFIGLIGGGIGNILQYFVTGYVGFAILRFGYGLFYAGVLPAVNAMIVQVIEPGFRGRAFGLNQSAAQLATMAGPIMGGLLGGLIPIKWVFVINGVMLLAAAVLVKTRKLEQQIDAARLARQSAAQ; encoded by the coding sequence ATGATCACATCGAGAAAGGTTGTGCATAGTTTGAATTTCTCCTGGCGTCGCAATTTGATCGTGCTGTGGGTAGGCGTTTTTTTCTGCAGCACGGCGTATTCGATCTCTATCCCGTTTCTTTCCATATTTCTGACAGATGAGCTGGGCGTAACCAATCACCTGGAACTCTGGTCAGGAGTCAGCTTTGGCATTACCTTTTTGGCCAGCGCCCTGATATCGCCTTTCTGGGGATCTCTCGCCGATAAGTACGGCCGCAAGCCGATGCTGATCCGCTCGGGCTTCAGTCTGGCTGCACTCTATTTGATCAATTATTTTGTACATGATCCCTATGTCTTCCTGCTGGTGCGTGTGCTGCAGGGATTGCTGGCCGGTTTCGTGCCGGCGGCGATTGCCATGGTGGCGACCAATACTCCTGAAGACAAGACGGGATATGCGCTCAGCATCATGTCCACAGCGGGAGCAACCGGGAGCATCATCGGACCTCTGATTGGCGGGGTGGTCAGCTATTACACCAGTAACCGCGATGCGTTTCTGTTCTCTGCGGTGATCGTACTGGTGTCGGCGCTGATTGCTACCTTCTTCGCCAAGGAGCATAATTTCGACCGTTCAGCTCCCAGGTCGCATGTGAGTGATGATATCCGGGAAGCCCGGAGCAATCGGGCCTTTATCACACTGCTGACGCTCGCCGGGATCAGCACATTCTCCATTATGATTCTGGAGCCGCTGATTCCGATCTATTTGTTGGACATGGGCATCTCTAAGGATAGCGCTTCCTTAAGCTCTGGGATTGTTTTCTCTGCCGTAGGGATAGCGACGGTGCTGATGGCGCCGCAGTGGGGTAAGCTGGGGAGCAAGAAGGGTTTCGGGTTGATTCTCTTTATCGGGCTGATCGGCGGCGGAATCGGTAATATTCTGCAATATTTCGTAACCGGGTATGTGGGATTTGCTATTCTGCGCTTTGGTTATGGCCTGTTCTACGCCGGTGTGCTGCCTGCGGTTAACGCCATGATTGTTCAGGTAATTGAGCCGGGCTTCCGCGGGCGGGCTTTCGGTTTGAATCAGTCTGCGGCCCAACTGGCTACGATGGCCGGGCCGATTATGGGCGGCTTACTGGGCGGATTGATTCCGATCAAATGGGTGTTTGTCATCAATGGAGTGATGCTGCTTGCGGCTGCCGTGCTGGTGAAGACGCGCAAGCTGGAGCAGCAGATCGATGCGGCCCGCCTTGCAAGGCAATCGGCGGCGCAGTAA
- a CDS encoding Lrp/AsnC family transcriptional regulator: protein MDEIDNNILSHLQNQARLSMTDLGKLVGLSQPAVTERVKRMEEKGVIEEYRTVISPQKVGKQSIAYILFRTRDCYAFLDFCRSSPEVVECYRISGEHNYLLKVMTDSTLGLEEFENQCDQYGTYTTLIVMSAPIAHKNLIEGTNLLAYKE from the coding sequence ATGGATGAAATTGATAATAACATTCTGTCTCATTTACAGAACCAAGCTAGGTTATCAATGACCGACTTAGGAAAGCTGGTAGGTCTATCCCAGCCTGCCGTAACTGAACGTGTGAAACGAATGGAAGAAAAAGGAGTTATTGAGGAATACCGTACAGTGATCTCCCCACAAAAAGTGGGTAAGCAAAGCATAGCCTATATTCTTTTTCGGACGCGAGATTGTTATGCCTTTCTTGATTTTTGCCGTTCATCGCCTGAAGTGGTGGAATGTTATCGAATAAGTGGAGAACACAACTATTTATTGAAAGTCATGACGGACTCCACTCTTGGACTGGAAGAGTTTGAAAACCAGTGCGATCAATACGGAACTTATACAACTCTAATCGTGATGTCTGCACCTATCGCGCATAAAAACCTCATTGAAGGAACGAATTTACTTGCGTATAAAGAGTAG
- a CDS encoding MerR family DNA-binding transcriptional regulator codes for MNKENYLTTGQLAKRTGITVRTLRYYDKVGLMFG; via the coding sequence ATGAACAAAGAGAACTATCTGACGACAGGACAGCTTGCCAAGCGTACAGGGATAACGGTCAGGACATTACGATATTACGATAAGGTGGGGCTGATGTTTGGTTAG
- a CDS encoding helix-turn-helix transcriptional regulator — protein MYEWHKQIQIILDEIDKCIKNRNGEAITLRFLSRKLGYSEFHTTRKFKEISGMQFRDYLRHRKLAFVLKEVRDSEKSILDIAFDYGFSSHEAFTRAFKGTYGVTPSEYRKKPMPVALRTKINSFDRYFFGFGEIGMMKSTDDVKIYFVTIPAHKFLHIKNYESNGYWDFWQKQSLIPGQDYETICGLLDSIKGKLDDDGGSEANSGSGQIMAYINDPDGRLCDWGIPRTECHGTRLPFDYKGEVPPQMLMIDVPEAEYIVFEHGPFDYEQENRSVEEKIEKTMATFDFAGTGYCFDTSPGRIIYFYFNPERFFKYIRPVRKS, from the coding sequence ATGTACGAGTGGCACAAGCAAATTCAAATAATTCTTGATGAAATTGACAAGTGTATTAAAAATCGTAACGGTGAAGCAATAACGCTGCGATTTCTTTCTCGTAAGTTAGGTTATTCCGAATTTCATACTACGAGAAAATTTAAGGAAATATCGGGTATGCAATTTAGGGATTATCTGCGGCATAGAAAATTAGCCTTTGTACTAAAAGAGGTTCGGGATAGTGAAAAAAGCATTTTGGATATTGCTTTTGATTATGGTTTTTCATCACATGAAGCTTTTACCAGAGCTTTCAAGGGAACATATGGTGTAACTCCAAGTGAATACCGAAAAAAGCCTATGCCTGTCGCCCTTCGTACAAAAATAAACTCTTTCGACCGCTACTTTTTCGGATTTGGAGAGATTGGTATGATGAAATCTACGGATGATGTCAAAATTTATTTTGTAACGATTCCCGCACACAAATTTTTGCACATTAAAAACTATGAGAGTAATGGGTATTGGGATTTTTGGCAAAAGCAAAGTCTTATTCCCGGACAGGACTACGAAACAATTTGCGGCTTACTCGATAGTATTAAGGGCAAATTGGACGACGATGGAGGGAGCGAAGCTAACAGCGGCAGTGGTCAAATTATGGCGTATATCAATGACCCGGACGGTAGACTTTGCGATTGGGGTATTCCGCGTACAGAGTGTCATGGTACACGTCTTCCTTTTGATTATAAAGGCGAAGTACCACCACAAATGCTTATGATTGATGTTCCCGAAGCCGAGTATATTGTTTTTGAACATGGTCCATTCGATTATGAGCAGGAAAATCGTAGTGTAGAGGAAAAGATCGAAAAGACAATGGCAACTTTTGATTTTGCAGGCACTGGTTACTGCTTTGATACTTCTCCCGGTAGAATAATTTACTTTTATTTTAATCCGGAACGGTTTTTTAAGTATATCAGACCAGTGCGGAAGTCATAA
- a CDS encoding GyrI-like domain-containing protein: MAPVLEWIKASNLLSTARFFGGNVKPMPSNRGKPYGYGMIVTIPDGVSVPMHLKEMVLPGGLYAIFESSEDVNLSWKTFMGRLAKDGIYKSDRSRLCLEEHIRNEKPSGCGNEYHLILLEPVKVIKN; this comes from the coding sequence ATGGCACCGGTGCTTGAGTGGATTAAGGCCTCGAATTTACTAAGTACAGCACGTTTTTTCGGTGGCAATGTTAAACCGATGCCAAGCAATCGCGGAAAGCCTTATGGTTATGGAATGATTGTGACAATACCAGATGGTGTTTCGGTTCCGATGCATCTAAAGGAAATGGTGCTACCCGGTGGTCTTTACGCTATATTTGAAAGTAGTGAGGATGTTAATTTATCTTGGAAAACTTTTATGGGGAGATTAGCAAAAGACGGAATTTACAAATCTGATCGATCAAGACTATGCTTGGAAGAGCACATTCGTAATGAAAAACCAAGCGGGTGTGGGAACGAGTATCATTTGATTTTGTTGGAACCTGTAAAGGTAATTAAAAACTAG
- a CDS encoding sensor histidine kinase, translated as MMKLLPLHKFAVFVLSILLLAVLLPNVAALESKDRSGSGLQRVGTATGFGIFYYPQASATTQDTKYSQLLPLTAATEDALQGKGGEAEGIVNIVSMNDRENFAAELGSYGREDFLGLIVGGTLIFAAIVLLGCSFFVSRELFPSGILLVLVIFSTGVLVVTYSSFLPLLISSYGRHIEIYFDLALFTLMPCLTFYFEKIFGSGSRDWVTRVRKFQIGYSLMCLLLLAVNVLLAYRLDGLYRLITVDVTGVLILLQFGMLMLLSVRQACRGNWDAIIFTVGFSVFAAVSVIELVLYYTTGGAHHFTWWKWGMMAFVLGLIMVSGRRFARNHDQVVEYSRELERFNNELQRSEKMEIISELAASVAHEVRNPLQVTRGFLQILGERSEKKEKEYLAMAVTELDRASLIITDFLTFAKPGIETVEVLDVCEELRHVSGILVPLAHLQGGTIELKMQPELQVRGSSSKFKQAFINLIKNSIEALKDQGAVTISAWKSGEHVIISVLDNGEGMKAGELSRLGEPYYSNKTKGTGLGLMVTFRIIEAMDGTIKFQSKKDEGTEVIIKLPMAHNN; from the coding sequence ATGATGAAGTTGTTGCCATTACATAAATTTGCGGTTTTTGTTCTATCTATTCTGCTGCTAGCGGTTCTGCTGCCCAATGTTGCTGCTCTGGAGAGCAAAGATCGATCCGGCTCAGGGCTGCAGAGGGTTGGAACGGCAACCGGTTTCGGCATTTTCTATTATCCCCAAGCCTCGGCTACCACTCAGGACACGAAGTACAGCCAGCTACTTCCGCTAACAGCCGCAACCGAAGACGCGCTGCAGGGCAAGGGCGGAGAAGCTGAAGGGATTGTCAACATTGTGAGCATGAATGACAGAGAGAATTTCGCCGCAGAGCTGGGAAGTTATGGACGCGAGGATTTTCTGGGCCTGATTGTGGGCGGAACACTAATTTTTGCGGCAATTGTTCTGCTGGGCTGCTCTTTTTTTGTCAGCCGGGAGCTGTTTCCGAGCGGAATTCTGCTGGTGCTTGTCATTTTCTCCACAGGCGTGCTGGTTGTGACCTATTCGTCCTTTCTGCCGCTGCTGATCAGCAGCTATGGAAGGCATATCGAAATCTATTTCGACCTAGCTTTATTTACACTAATGCCCTGCCTGACCTTTTATTTCGAGAAAATATTCGGCTCCGGCAGCAGAGATTGGGTGACACGGGTCCGTAAATTCCAGATCGGGTATTCGCTGATGTGTCTGCTCCTGCTGGCTGTTAATGTCCTGCTGGCCTATCGTCTTGATGGCCTCTACCGCCTGATCACCGTGGACGTTACGGGAGTTCTGATATTGCTGCAATTTGGCATGCTGATGCTGCTGTCGGTGAGGCAAGCTTGCAGGGGCAACTGGGATGCCATCATCTTCACTGTGGGTTTCAGTGTATTTGCTGCCGTTTCGGTGATTGAGCTGGTATTGTATTACACGACTGGCGGCGCACATCATTTCACTTGGTGGAAATGGGGTATGATGGCGTTTGTGCTGGGGCTGATCATGGTGTCCGGACGGAGATTCGCGCGGAATCACGATCAGGTGGTTGAATATTCGCGCGAGCTGGAACGTTTCAATAATGAGCTGCAGCGCTCCGAGAAAATGGAGATTATCAGTGAGCTGGCTGCTTCCGTAGCTCATGAGGTGCGCAATCCGCTGCAGGTTACCAGGGGATTTCTACAGATTCTGGGGGAACGCTCGGAGAAGAAGGAGAAGGAATATCTGGCGATGGCTGTGACGGAGCTGGACCGGGCTTCCCTGATCATCACCGATTTCCTGACCTTCGCCAAGCCCGGAATTGAGACCGTCGAGGTGCTGGATGTTTGCGAAGAGTTACGGCATGTATCAGGCATTCTGGTGCCGCTGGCTCATCTGCAGGGAGGGACGATTGAACTGAAGATGCAGCCGGAACTGCAGGTACGCGGCAGCTCCTCCAAGTTCAAGCAGGCATTCATTAATCTGATCAAGAACAGTATTGAAGCCTTGAAGGATCAGGGGGCTGTGACGATCTCGGCCTGGAAATCAGGCGAGCATGTCATCATCAGTGTGCTTGACAACGGAGAGGGAATGAAGGCCGGGGAGCTGTCTCGCCTGGGTGAACCGTATTATTCCAATAAGACCAAAGGAACCGGGCTTGGCCTGATGGTGACCTTCCGGATTATAGAGGCTATGGATGGAACCATCAAGTTTCAGAGCAAGAAGGATGAAGGAACGGAAGTCATTATCAAGCTGCCAATGGCGCACAATAATTAG
- a CDS encoding sensor histidine kinase, translating into MRLIKKLSSLISISVIMLCISLFLGGWTASAAPNVRHASQYITEWQMKWIQPDAADQALQAKSDEAGWIKVDSSHEIPELPAGVSAAWTRLTLPELNYTAPSIYIETLYALHVKVFVGEHLVYEENRDYIKDHYSLFIPLSPEDSGQMLYVQTETLQDRMGIKEAVIAGEHDVLVKEYINHGLIDVILGSSFFFLAVVLFVCAFYLNKEYFSIAVSLSIVIASTGVLSITYSPFIYTFYSGLGPLSIALLDLGLLSLLPALTFLFESIFGSGRFGLITKFRKFQVAYSLFCAVCFMVNLLSGNQWIEWYYFISTTIVGGILILQFLLLIACVIIYSAKGNKDAIIFAVGFGTAAVTGVSELVWYYIRGRNYDLFMWKWALVVFILSLIAILGRRLAHNHRQVVQYSRELELFNNELQRSEKMEIISELAASVAHEVRNPLQVTRGFLQLLTQKTAGDDKKYLTMALSELDRASNIITDFLTFAKPEFEQISVLNLYDEFKHIESILLPLCHLNGGKMVLDVPDDLWVRGNSSKLKQAFINIIKNSIESFGEDGVIYMYAARKENKVIIRIKDNGEGMEPEVLSRLGEPYFSNKSKGTGLGLMVTFRIIEAMQGEIRFVSQKGAGTESITLLPLAEGRTIPAPGEAGTL; encoded by the coding sequence ATGCGTCTGATCAAAAAACTCTCTTCCCTAATCTCAATCAGTGTAATTATGTTATGTATTAGCCTGTTCTTGGGGGGCTGGACGGCTTCGGCAGCGCCCAACGTCAGGCATGCGTCACAGTACATCACAGAGTGGCAGATGAAATGGATTCAGCCGGACGCGGCAGACCAAGCGCTGCAGGCGAAATCCGATGAAGCGGGCTGGATTAAGGTAGACTCTTCACATGAGATTCCCGAGCTGCCTGCCGGAGTTTCCGCTGCCTGGACACGCCTTACGCTGCCGGAACTGAATTATACGGCTCCTTCGATTTATATTGAGACCTTATATGCGCTTCATGTGAAGGTATTTGTCGGGGAGCATCTGGTGTATGAAGAGAATAGGGATTATATCAAAGACCATTATTCCTTGTTCATTCCGCTAAGTCCTGAGGACAGCGGCCAGATGTTATATGTGCAGACCGAAACGCTTCAAGACAGAATGGGCATTAAGGAAGCTGTAATCGCAGGCGAACACGATGTGCTCGTCAAGGAATATATCAATCACGGACTGATCGATGTGATCCTGGGCAGCTCATTTTTCTTTTTGGCTGTCGTTTTATTCGTGTGCGCGTTCTACCTGAACAAAGAGTATTTCTCCATCGCTGTCTCATTGTCCATTGTTATTGCCTCCACGGGTGTGCTGTCGATTACCTATTCTCCGTTTATCTATACCTTCTACAGCGGCCTGGGGCCGCTCAGCATTGCGCTGCTGGATTTGGGTCTGCTGTCTCTGCTTCCTGCACTGACCTTTTTGTTTGAGTCGATATTTGGCAGCGGCCGGTTCGGACTGATCACCAAATTCCGCAAGTTTCAGGTAGCCTACTCCTTGTTTTGTGCGGTTTGCTTTATGGTCAATCTGCTGTCAGGCAATCAGTGGATCGAATGGTATTACTTTATTTCTACCACTATTGTCGGCGGTATCCTGATTCTGCAGTTCCTTCTCTTGATTGCCTGTGTCATTATCTATTCGGCCAAAGGCAACAAGGATGCGATCATTTTTGCGGTGGGCTTCGGGACAGCGGCAGTTACCGGAGTAAGTGAGCTGGTGTGGTATTACATTCGTGGACGTAACTATGACCTGTTTATGTGGAAATGGGCCTTAGTCGTGTTCATCCTGTCACTGATAGCCATTCTTGGCCGCAGGCTGGCCCACAATCACCGGCAGGTGGTGCAGTATTCCAGAGAGCTCGAGCTGTTTAACAATGAATTGCAGCGTTCTGAGAAAATGGAAATTATCAGTGAGCTGGCCGCCTCAGTAGCCCATGAGGTACGCAATCCCCTGCAGGTCACACGTGGTTTCCTCCAACTGCTGACTCAAAAAACGGCCGGCGATGACAAAAAATATTTAACCATGGCCTTAAGCGAGCTGGATCGTGCGTCAAACATTATCACTGATTTCCTGACCTTTGCCAAACCGGAGTTCGAGCAGATATCCGTGCTTAACCTGTATGATGAATTTAAGCATATTGAGAGCATTCTGCTCCCGCTCTGTCACTTAAACGGCGGCAAGATGGTGCTGGATGTGCCGGACGATCTGTGGGTTAGAGGCAATTCCTCGAAACTTAAGCAGGCTTTTATCAATATTATCAAGAACAGCATTGAATCCTTCGGGGAAGACGGAGTGATCTACATGTATGCCGCCCGCAAGGAGAACAAGGTAATTATCCGGATTAAGGATAATGGAGAAGGGATGGAGCCGGAGGTATTATCAAGACTGGGCGAGCCGTATTTCTCCAACAAATCCAAAGGCACCGGCCTGGGTCTAATGGTGACGTTCCGGATTATCGAAGCCATGCAGGGGGAAATCCGCTTCGTAAGTCAAAAAGGAGCAGGAACCGAATCCATTACCCTGTTGCCATTGGCAGAGGGGCGGACGATTCCTGCTCCGGGTGAAGCCGGGACGTTGTAA
- a CDS encoding NHLP leader peptide family RiPP precursor yields MSEAILRNQVIQKAWEDPGFKQKLLTDPKAALKEALGIIIPDHVTLKAVEEGSDEFYLVIPPSPASGLVKADIQPLGSW; encoded by the coding sequence ATGTCAGAAGCCATTCTTAGAAATCAAGTGATTCAGAAAGCATGGGAAGATCCCGGTTTCAAACAGAAATTGCTTACCGATCCGAAGGCAGCCCTCAAAGAAGCACTTGGTATTATCATTCCCGATCATGTAACGTTGAAGGCTGTGGAGGAAGGCTCCGACGAATTCTATCTGGTTATTCCGCCCAGTCCTGCATCAGGATTGGTGAAGGCAGACATTCAACCCCTTGGTTCTTGGTAA